In a single window of the Candidatus Omnitrophota bacterium genome:
- a CDS encoding glutamine--tRNA ligase/YqeY domain fusion protein translates to MDPVKSITNFIREIIDSDLALGNNSGGVHTRFPPEPNGYLHIGHAKSICLNFGIARDYKGLCNLRFDDTNPETEDVEYVNSIQEDVKWLGFDWDSRIYYASDYFDRIYEYALQLIRKGKAFVCDQSLEDMRRFRGTIVQPGKDSPFRGRSVEENLDLFARMRAGEFAEGARVLRGKIDMSHPNLLMRDPVFYRIRKETHHRTGNKWPVYPTYDFTHGICDSIEGITHSICTLEFEVHRPLYDWILRELGIHHPRQVEFARLNLGHTLLSKRKLLEMVEKKYVSGWDDPRMPTISGLRRRGYTPGSIRRFCDQIGVAKADSIVDMVVLENSIREELNKIAPRVMAVLRPLKVVIDNYPGDRAEELDVINNPEDPSMGTRKVPFSRELYIEQDDFREDPPKQFYRLAPGREVRLRCGYFIKCVGLQKDEKTGTIQEIHCTYDPLTRGGDSPDGRKVKATIHWVSCKHAIKTQVRLYGVLFTNRDPSDVPEGVDFTVNLNLNSVEALDGCMVEPSLKDAAAANRYQFERLGYFVVDTKDSVPGKPVFNRIVTLRDTWAKIEKKL, encoded by the coding sequence ATGGATCCCGTAAAATCTATAACCAATTTTATTCGTGAGATAATCGATAGCGATCTGGCCCTGGGAAATAACAGCGGCGGTGTGCATACTCGTTTCCCCCCGGAGCCCAATGGCTATCTGCATATAGGCCATGCTAAAAGTATTTGTCTGAACTTCGGCATTGCCCGCGATTATAAAGGGCTGTGTAACCTGCGGTTTGACGATACCAACCCTGAAACCGAGGATGTCGAATACGTCAATTCCATCCAAGAAGACGTGAAATGGCTGGGATTTGATTGGGATAGCCGGATTTATTACGCCTCCGACTATTTCGATAGAATATACGAATACGCGCTCCAGCTTATTAGAAAAGGCAAGGCCTTTGTCTGCGATCAGTCCCTGGAAGATATGCGGCGATTTCGAGGCACTATCGTTCAACCCGGCAAGGACAGCCCTTTCCGCGGGCGCAGCGTCGAAGAGAACCTGGACCTGTTTGCCAGGATGAGGGCAGGCGAGTTCGCCGAGGGGGCCAGGGTTCTGCGCGGAAAGATCGATATGTCCCACCCTAACCTATTGATGCGCGACCCGGTGTTCTACCGCATTAGAAAAGAGACGCACCACCGGACAGGGAATAAATGGCCTGTATACCCGACATATGATTTTACCCATGGGATCTGCGATTCAATAGAAGGGATAACCCATTCTATCTGTACCCTGGAATTCGAAGTGCACCGTCCGTTATATGATTGGATACTGCGAGAATTAGGTATCCACCATCCGAGGCAAGTAGAATTCGCCCGGCTTAATCTCGGGCACACTCTTTTGAGCAAGCGCAAGCTCCTGGAGATGGTGGAGAAGAAATATGTTTCCGGTTGGGATGATCCGCGGATGCCTACCATATCGGGCTTGCGCAGAAGAGGTTATACCCCGGGATCCATAAGAAGATTCTGCGACCAGATCGGCGTGGCCAAGGCGGACAGCATAGTAGATATGGTGGTGTTGGAAAACAGTATCCGCGAAGAGCTGAATAAAATCGCGCCGCGGGTCATGGCGGTGCTGCGGCCGTTAAAGGTGGTCATTGACAATTATCCCGGTGATCGGGCAGAAGAGTTGGATGTTATCAATAATCCCGAGGATCCGTCCATGGGCACAAGAAAAGTCCCGTTCTCAAGGGAGCTTTATATAGAACAGGATGATTTTCGCGAGGATCCGCCGAAGCAATTTTACCGCTTGGCTCCGGGGCGCGAGGTGCGGCTGCGCTGCGGTTATTTTATAAAATGTGTCGGCTTGCAAAAAGACGAAAAAACAGGTACAATACAGGAAATCCACTGCACCTATGATCCGTTGACCCGCGGAGGCGATTCCCCTGACGGCCGCAAGGTAAAAGCGACGATCCATTGGGTATCCTGCAAACATGCCATAAAGACGCAGGTGCGGTTATACGGTGTTCTTTTTACAAATAGGGACCCTTCCGATGTCCCGGAAGGCGTGGATTTTACGGTTAATCTTAATCTCAATTCTGTTGAGGCCCTGGACGGCTGTATGGTCGAACCGAGTTTGAAAGACGCGGCCGCGGCAAATAGATATCAGTTTGAGAGGTTAGGATATTTTGTTGTGGATACAAAAGACAGCGTTCCCGGGAAGCCGGTATTTAACCGGATTGTTACCCTGCGCGACACTTGGGCTAAGATAGAGAAGAAGCTGTAG
- a CDS encoding response regulator — translation MAIKILIVDDDPDIRDVLRITLEDEKYEVYEANNGEEGLKAIQNKTFDLALLDYKMPKMTGLELCARIKKDILLRHLPVIMVTGKGEITDKIDGIDSGADDYIVKPFEPKELLARIRMVVRRTERDLEANPLSRLPGNVSILNELSHRLESKLPFAVCYVDLDKFKAYNDTYGFEHGDDVIREVARILIRSTRETGQAEDFIGHIGGDDFVVVTTLDKADTLCSAIIESFDKTIPSFYNETDRNNGYILAKDRQGSENKIPLMSVSIGVVTNEFRKIDHVAQIGEIGAELKGYAKTVGKSNFIRDKRK, via the coding sequence ATGGCCATAAAAATACTTATCGTTGATGACGACCCGGATATCCGGGATGTGCTGCGGATAACCCTGGAAGACGAGAAATACGAGGTTTACGAAGCGAATAACGGCGAGGAAGGGCTCAAGGCGATACAGAACAAAACTTTCGACCTGGCCTTGTTGGATTATAAAATGCCGAAAATGACCGGGTTGGAGCTTTGCGCCAGGATAAAAAAAGATATATTGCTCAGGCATCTTCCGGTGATCATGGTCACCGGTAAAGGAGAGATCACCGACAAGATCGACGGAATAGATTCCGGAGCGGACGATTATATAGTAAAGCCATTTGAGCCCAAAGAATTACTGGCCAGGATACGTATGGTTGTCCGGCGCACTGAACGCGACCTGGAAGCAAACCCCTTAAGCAGATTGCCGGGTAATGTCTCTATCCTGAACGAGCTCTCCCACCGGCTGGAAAGCAAATTACCTTTCGCGGTCTGTTACGTGGACTTGGATAAATTCAAGGCTTATAACGATACTTACGGATTCGAGCACGGGGATGATGTGATCCGAGAAGTCGCCCGTATCCTGATCCGCTCAACCCGCGAGACCGGCCAGGCGGAAGATTTTATCGGCCATATAGGCGGCGATGATTTTGTGGTAGTCACCACCCTGGACAAAGCCGACACCCTTTGTTCTGCCATAATCGAATCCTTCGATAAAACCATCCCGTCTTTTTATAATGAGACGGACCGAAACAACGGTTATATATTAGCCAAGGACAGGCAGGGCAGCGAAAACAAGATACCGTTAATGTCCGTATCAATCGGAGTAGTAACAAACGAGTTTCGTAAAATAGACCATGTCGCCCAGATCGGCGAGATAGGCGCCGAACTGAAAGGCTACGCCAAAACCGTAGGAAAAAGCAATTTCATCAGGGATAAACGCAAATAA
- a CDS encoding HAMP domain-containing histidine kinase, translating to MISYINGENLFNLLGLMSLISAIALFFVLLLKSHKINQLQESVNNLKRSLDEMDEQAKLVVRTDIELNKTQEELDKKLTGLYTLQRFSRTISSTFDEEQIFQKIEIGDLEEIGFEKALAFLWDAKERIFSLRLNVGYNEESCAGIKSQVEANKNTYWESVRNEKTLSSISMLLENNEKERLKAIFKTRSFVISPILPKEGNQGFLFVGSDKNPMITIGDEELITILANQLGQALENARLFEKTWHAHQELENRVEERTRELSLALEEVKKISKRKSDFVSSVSHELRTPLTSIKGYASILLAGKLGVVPEEVHKRLDKINKHSDELVQFVNDLLDISRIESGKASMKLVPQGLKAILEEISDMLSVLLKEKEISFSSELAPDLPEVLVDKEQIKRVFINLINNAIKYTPKGKITVRVIDSGKQVQVDVSDTGCGIPENALETIFEEFYRVDSTLNQDIKGTGLGLALVRNIIEAHKGKIWVKSKVGEGSTFSFTLPNAF from the coding sequence ATGATATCCTACATTAACGGAGAGAACCTGTTCAATCTGCTCGGCCTGATGAGCCTGATATCCGCGATCGCGCTGTTCTTCGTCCTGCTTTTAAAATCCCATAAGATAAACCAACTCCAGGAATCCGTCAATAACCTGAAACGCTCTTTGGACGAAATGGACGAGCAGGCCAAGCTTGTCGTGCGCACGGATATCGAACTGAACAAGACCCAGGAAGAACTGGACAAGAAACTGACCGGCCTGTATACCCTGCAAAGGTTCTCCCGGACCATCAGTTCAACGTTCGACGAAGAACAGATCTTCCAAAAGATCGAGATCGGAGACCTGGAAGAGATCGGCTTCGAGAAAGCCCTGGCTTTTTTATGGGACGCCAAAGAAAGAATATTCTCTTTGCGCTTAAATGTCGGTTATAACGAAGAGTCCTGCGCGGGGATAAAATCCCAGGTGGAAGCGAACAAAAACACTTATTGGGAAAGCGTTCGGAATGAAAAAACGCTTTCTTCCATAAGCATGCTCCTGGAGAACAATGAAAAAGAACGCCTGAAGGCGATATTCAAAACGCGTTCCTTTGTGATCTCGCCGATACTTCCCAAAGAAGGCAACCAGGGATTCCTCTTTGTAGGCTCGGATAAAAACCCTATGATCACTATCGGCGACGAGGAGCTGATCACCATTCTGGCCAATCAACTCGGCCAGGCCCTGGAAAATGCCAGGCTTTTCGAGAAAACCTGGCACGCCCATCAGGAACTGGAGAACCGGGTGGAAGAAAGGACCCGGGAACTAAGCCTGGCTTTGGAAGAGGTAAAAAAGATCAGCAAAAGAAAGAGCGACTTTGTCTCCAGCGTATCCCATGAATTACGCACCCCACTTACTTCCATCAAAGGCTATGCCTCCATACTTCTGGCGGGAAAACTGGGGGTCGTGCCGGAAGAAGTGCATAAGCGGCTGGACAAAATCAACAAGCATTCTGACGAACTGGTGCAGTTCGTGAACGACCTGCTGGATATTTCCCGCATCGAATCCGGCAAAGCGTCAATGAAACTTGTCCCGCAGGGATTAAAGGCAATCCTTGAGGAGATCTCGGACATGTTGTCGGTGCTTTTGAAGGAGAAAGAGATCTCTTTCTCCAGCGAATTGGCGCCGGACCTGCCGGAAGTGCTGGTCGATAAAGAACAGATCAAGCGGGTATTCATAAACCTGATCAACAACGCTATAAAATACACGCCCAAAGGAAAAATCACTGTCCGGGTCATCGATTCGGGCAAACAGGTACAGGTGGACGTTTCCGATACGGGATGCGGAATACCCGAAAACGCGCTGGAAACTATATTCGAGGAATTTTACCGGGTGGACAGCACCCTTAACCAGGATATAAAAGGGACCGGGCTGGGCCTGGCTCTTGTAAGAAATATAATCGAGGCGCACAAAGGAAAAATATGGGTAAAAAGCAAGGTCGGAGAAGGATCGACTTTCAGCTTCACCCTGCCTAACGCATTCTAA